CTGCGAATTTGAGTAATTATAATCTCATGACCATTATAAACTATTGTCACGTCACTCATGAGCTAGCCATTGTTCATTTTTATAATTGGAAAATAGCAATCGTCAcgaaatcttaatatttatagTTAAATTAAACTTCTATGAAGTTTTACatgtaaaatttaaaatttcatgaTAGTAATTATTGTTTCAATTACAGaggctgaaaagtattccctccgtttcaatttatgtgaacctgtttaattggacatgaaatttaagaaaaaatgaaaacttttagAATTTGCAgttctaaacaagtcaaaaagggctccagagtatttgtgtggttataaaagcttcttattAAGTATAGAATTGTAACTTTAAGTTAAACTATTTCCAAATtaagaaagaggtcattctttttggaacggaccaaaaagaaaatatgttcacataaattattggaacggagggagtaatagttATTTATGAATTTTCTGCGTATTAATTATAGGGATTTTTTCATTcgtatacactatttgaaaccttattaaAAAAAATGTCCATGTATTGGTATTTACCCGACCTAGACATATTTTAGTTACAAAATGTATACAATCCACTTTAAAAGGCTCTCAATCCATTATTTGtgccttcaatcaagggatttggttacacctttttctttttttatctccCCTCTCCCCTCTTCTCTCCAGATTCTCTCCAGATATATTGACTACTTTCTCTTTGTGACATTGGACCTTGTGTTTACAATGGGAAAATGAGCACCCAGTTATGCGTATTCACCAGTGGCGGACCTAggattttgtgcaagcgggttcaatcttagaaatatataaatttagtcgtaaaatagtagttgtcaagtgggttcaaataaatatttatataaaatttacactgcttttaatcctaatttatacatatacatagtattattttttgttgaagcgggttcaattgaacccgctaACTACCACTTGGGTCCGCAACCGGTATTCACCAGAACAAAATGTCAACCATTGTGTTTACAATGGGAAAGGAACGTGTTACAGACTTGACGACTTTAAAAATCTCATACAGTGCAAAAGACTACTTTCCAGAGCTAGCAACATATTTTTTTATactcttttttttgtgtgtgaaGTAAATAGCTTCATTGATGGCATCAAGAAGAATTTCTTTTTATacttttttctttatattttggatTGTGAGGTTGAATGGAACTTGAAGTTCGtataattataagaaaattacATGCAAGAGATATGCGCAAGAATAATAAGGGAAaataacttatctacaactttcatatattatttctacaCAGTTATATACAATTACAATATCATACCaagtaaatataatttttatataaattttatacaatatgtcttttatatattttgtatttgatttatatttagtaaaaataaattttatacaactaattatatattatacaacttatctacaactttcacacattatttctacccatttaaatacaactacaataacatacaacttaaatacaaaatttatataaaatttatacaatatgtcttttgtatattttatatctgatttatacatagtaaaaataaatttcatacaaataattatatattatacaccttatctacaattttcttaCATTATTTCTagtcagttatatacaactacaatataataccacttaaatacaatttttatacaatgttgttcaactttcacacaatagttaaatgaataaaagaaaataaataaacaacagaatacaaattttctacaatttttacaatataatgtatgtcatgtcgccttcttcttcgagtttcaatctgaaattcagctaaaatcaagtctaatcttcaccaaaacccctcaaaattgaaatataaactccaaaccatattcccaattatttgcaacaacacccaatccaaacaataatgatttttgaaaacccaaattcgaattcaaagcttcaaagctttttaatggctatcaatggtggaattgccgctctcttttccttttctttatattactgaaatttgggattgagagatagagagagacgtaaagagaattctcaattctttgcaacaacatccaatccaaacaaacaatgttTTTTGAAAATCTAAATTTGAATTCAATGATTCAAAGCTTGTTAATGTTTGTCAATAGTGGATGAGTTACAGATTTTCGCTGGTTTTAGAAGAGGAAATAATGAGTGATTGAAGAGGAAATCGTGGGGTGTGATTTGATACGTGGGGGAGAGGGTGGGATTTGGAGAGAGAAACTTGGGGGAGTGGGAATATACAGTAGAGTTAAATTAGGAGGCTAATTAATACCATTAAAACACCTAAATGTACATAAATGATAATTAAGTATATAAAAGGTAATTATATTGAAACTCAAGAGATAATATAGTTTACGACATAAGAATGTAATAATCGCAAAAATGCTAACATAATCATGGGTCTGCACTCTGAGGGGGTCTAAATTTTGTCACTCAATTACTGCACGCTCCATCTGTGGCGCGTGATGTGAACGGTTAATTCCCAGGAATCCCGAGAACATGAAAAGCACCAAACAATAAGCACAAAGTGAGAGTAGAAAGCAATTCAATTATTTCTGTTCCAAGAATCTCCTCCCACATAAGCCAACCACAACCTCAAATCTGCACCAAagaatcacaaaatatataatagtaatattaataattattatCTCTCAAACTAGGTAATCTAAGGAGAAGAGCTCTTTAAAATGGTGATATGAATCAATATAGGAGTAGAAGAAGTTATAATTTTAGTACTTGTATGGTGTTTTAGTTATGGAAGTTTTAGAGAGGGAGGAAGATGTTAGCCCTAGATATTCATTTCAAAGGAATGGATCATCACTGTCTTGTGTAGTTCCGCCATTCTTGCTCATTGATAACATCCCCAAAAAGAGCTTGTCTTATAACAAGCTACCTGAGGAACCCCTCAAGCTCACTGTCCGCAAATTGGATGGCTCTTCCTTTggtaattttttcttattttcctcCTCTGCTTGAATTGTGAAATTGATACTGAAATTGATGTTTGTACACCCTTAGAATATATGTGTGCGCgtgtttctttccttgtttttccTTATCTTGTTTGTGTGTGTAATATGTTTTTTAATCTTTTAATGTACATATATAGTTCGGTACTGGGACAGTGGGTACCGCCACAATTTCTGTGTACGACCTAGATCCGCCCATTATGCACCAGCATTGATGTATTACTTGACCAAATGGTCTGTGATCAATTGAATTTAGTGTTCTGCAGATATTAAAGTAGCAAGGAATGCGACAGTGGCAGAGCTCAAGCAGGCGGTGGAAGCTGCCTTCAGTCATTTCCCAAAGGCGGGAACAGGCAAGGTTTCATGGTATGTACATTGCACAGGGTAATGCTGCAAATATAAAAAACGCGCAAGTATGTGTGTGGGGTGGGAATTGGGGGTAGTAGGTTCAAGGAGTTGTAGTTGAAAATTCATCTATTAGACCATAGGGCCATTTCCTACGATTCTGCATGAATTCTTTTTTGTGAGCATTACCATGTGAAGTTTTGATATCAGGGCTTTTTCCCATGTCTCCAGATGAAAAGTGTTCCAAGGCAACAGTTATTGGCCTGTATTAGATTGTTGGCTGAAAAAGGGGTACAGTTTTTATTTTCCATctgtttgacctattaatttcTTTATGGTTCTTATTTTAGCAACTAAACTTCTTCATTTGTAGCTTCTTCATGATTCAACTTGTCTCTCTATGATCAATTGAAAAAGATGACTCGGTTTGAAAGGACCTAACAGTTGAATGCTGTTACTTTATATAAACATGGTAGAATGTCGTGGAAGCAGATTTCTGTCTGACATAATTTACCAGCTTTTCCACTATATATCATCTTAACTAGAGAAATCAAACCCCATAAGTAGTGTAGCATTCACTTCTTTTCCAGCGTAAAGCTTGCCAATTTATGATGAATCCTCATAATAGTACTGTTGCAGGTCACATGTGTGGGGGCATTTTTGCTTGAGCTATGACGGGACGAAGCTACTTACTGATAGTGATTTGTTGGGAACTTATCGGATCAAGGATGGTGATAAGGTTTCTTCTCAATTCATTGGACTTTTTAGGAAAATTGCTTTTATCTATTGTAGGAGTGTTGCTTTGATATAGGAGGATCCGTTTGGAAAGTAAGAAGCCACTAAGATCCTTTTGATACATCTTCATTTGCAAATAATTCTCAATGTGAAAACACAGCCATTTCTTGTTCACTAAAAGAGGTGAATACAGTCCCAAGAGTTACATGTAAAATGCAGGTTCTGATGCCTAGTTATCATGTAACAGAGTTCATACCACAGTGCTAGTTATGACTTCCATTTGGTGACCTCATTTGAACAGAAAAAGATTTACTTAACCCCTAGCCTCTCAAGCTAACAAATCCATGACGGAGGAATTGTGCAGATCAACATATCTGGTATAAACAGAATGCGAAAAACAATCTCAGAGCATAACTGCAAAATTCTGCCCCAACAACTTAGGATACTTTGATTTACTAGAATTGCTTAATGCCCTTTATGATGGTGTATTGACCAAACATAAACAACTGATAGACTAACAGAGGCTGTGGTTTCTGTCACTAGGCTGCTTATTTAGCCATTGTGATCTGTATTTTTGCTTTTATGAGTATCAAGCAATTTCTTTTCCATCCCGGGGTTAAGAAAGACTTGCAAAATATTAAAAAGCTGAATATTTGCAAAACCGGAGAACTCTGTACATTACAAGTTTAAACTTTATAGAGGTTTTAGATGGATGCCTGGCTATCCATCATTTGAGATGCAATTCTTTTTCCTTTATAAAAGGCATCTCTGTTACATGCTATCAAGTGGAACTGTTTGAATATTTCCTTAATGCTCTAATGCTTTAAGTTTTTGGA
Above is a window of Nicotiana tabacum cultivar K326 chromosome 8, ASM71507v2, whole genome shotgun sequence DNA encoding:
- the LOC107786251 gene encoding uncharacterized protein LOC107786251 isoform X3, yielding MEVLEREEDVSPRYSFQRNGSSLSCVVPPFLLIDNIPKKSLSYNKLPEEPLKLTVRKLDGSSFDIKVARNATVAELKQAVEAAFSHFPKAGTGKVSWSHVWGHFCLSYDGTKLLTDSDLLGTYRIKDGDKLSFMRHVSISYNLVKTRSEREDLNDNEPNLKAVKSDSGKAIKRIITINLT
- the LOC107786251 gene encoding uncharacterized protein LOC107786251 isoform X1 is translated as MEVLEREEDVSPRYSFQRNGSSLSCVVPPFLLIDNIPKKSLSYNKLPEEPLKLTVRKLDGSSFDIKVARNATVAELKQAVEAAFSHFPKAGTGKVSWSHVWGHFCLSYDGTKLLTDSDLLGTYRIKDGDKLSFMRHVSISYNLVKTRSEREDLNDNEPSISKGCEVRQRKGDQEDNHHQPDLGNHQNNIHDHNRGVVANCESRLVHLFRGWFPYKLASPERRITRKRSASRSHDGFLMESRDLDNNE